Proteins found in one Triticum urartu cultivar G1812 chromosome 4, Tu2.1, whole genome shotgun sequence genomic segment:
- the LOC125554573 gene encoding uncharacterized protein LOC125554573: protein NGGSTSIAPLYKRTGAELQSANTNRTAQTQHTIIVAFLLNEATMKLTVAFLLLVSALVAFGDAKKAPCAVVCVQGGHITCDNYPGQKLDGCDCQCAPKDGKGCVLHLNSGSTNQCTTPPEY, encoded by the exons aacggaggAAGTACGTCCATAGCTCCCCTATATAAACGCACCGGCGCCGAGCTACAAAGTGCAAACACAAATCGCACGGCGCAAACGCAACACACAATCATAGTCGCCTTCCTCCTCAATGAAGCCACAATGAAGCTCACAgtcgccttcctcctcctcgtctccg CGCTGGTGGCGTTCGGCGACGCCAAGAAGGCGCCGTGCGCCGTGGTGTGCGTGCAGGGAGGGCACATCACCTGCGACAACTACCCCGGGCAGAAGCTCGACGGGTGCGACTGCCAGTGCGCGCCCAAGGACGGCAAGGGCTGCGTGCTCCACCTCAACAGCGGCTCCACCAACCAGTGCACCACCCCGCCGGAGTACTGA